The DNA region TTCCTAGTCCTAATAACTATTTATAGAGGTGGGAGGAGATGATCGTATTAGAGAAGGTGAGCGCTGGCTATGGAGATCGCCTTGCTATCGAGGATATAACTTTGAGGCTTAGCCATCCATTCTTCGCAATCATTGCAGGGCCTAATGGGGCTGGTAAATCGACTCTCCTAAAAGTCATTATAGGCCTTATCAGGAGGAGATCTGGTAGGGTAAACATATTCGGGTTAGATCCCGAGGTGGATAGGAGATCTATTAGAAGCCTTGTAAGCTATATGCCCCAATCATCTGCAATAAGCCCGGAGATCCCATTGAGGGTCTGGGATATAGTCTCATCACCATTAAAACTTGAGGGTAGAGAGGATGAGGATGCCGTTAAAGAGGCGATGAGGATTGTTGGTATAGAGCGATATGCCTATGAGAAGTTCTCAAAGCTATCTGATGGGCTGAGACAAAGGGTTCTCATAGCCAGGGCACTTGTAAAGTCGTCAAAGCTTGTTCTTCTCGACGAGCCTCTCTCCCATATAGATCCTAAGGGTAGGGCTGAAATCATATCGACTCTTCATAGTATCCATAGGGAGAGGGATGTAAGCTTTCTAATAGTTGGACATGATCTATCTGCATGTGCGATGTATGATCCGCTGGTGATTCTTCTTAACAAGAGGATTATCGCCGTAGGTAGGTTCTCAGAGGTTATAAAGCCTAGGCATCTTGCAGAGACATATGGATCCCTGTTATATGGGGAGGGCTTTATATTCATGGGTGAGGAACATGGTTGATATATTGCTAATTGCAGGCTTAACCTCATCGCTGATCTCAGCATTGCTTGGGGGTGCTTCAAGTACGCTAACAACCTATACTAGAACACAATTTCTAGCAGTAGAATCCTTGCATATGGTTATAGCAGCTGGGCTTCTAGGGGGGATCGTGAGTTGGTATGTAAGGGTTATCCCTGCAGATATATTCTCCTTGATATCTATGGCACTACTCACACTATTAGTTGCATATATGATTGAGAAGGGGTATAGCCAGGATATAGCTATAGGCTTCGGTGTTGTAATAGCCTCAGCTATAGCCTCGACA from Sulfolobales archaeon includes:
- a CDS encoding metal ABC transporter ATP-binding protein, which gives rise to MIVLEKVSAGYGDRLAIEDITLRLSHPFFAIIAGPNGAGKSTLLKVIIGLIRRRSGRVNIFGLDPEVDRRSIRSLVSYMPQSSAISPEIPLRVWDIVSSPLKLEGREDEDAVKEAMRIVGIERYAYEKFSKLSDGLRQRVLIARALVKSSKLVLLDEPLSHIDPKGRAEIISTLHSIHRERDVSFLIVGHDLSACAMYDPLVILLNKRIIAVGRFSEVIKPRHLAETYGSLLYGEGFIFMGEEHG